The Streptomyces tendae genome has a window encoding:
- a CDS encoding polysaccharide deacetylase family protein yields the protein MITLSRRVIAVCALAAALAACGTTAGPAAHPPAPAPSPAAPSAPPTLAAGPAGVTPVFEHGPRDGGKTVALTFDADMTADQGPRAAAGEHFDHPRLIGTLRALKVPATVFMTGRWAEEYPDQARSIGRDPLFEVANHSYSHYAFTADCYGLPTVTRERMRADVERAYEVFRTAGVPDPMPYFRFPGGCYDRRALKALTPAGVTAVQWDVVGGDAFATDPQAVARQVLDGVRPGSVVVLHCTRSAAPATEEAVRTVVPELRRQGYRFVKVSELIGAANGRG from the coding sequence GTGATCACACTTTCACGCCGTGTCATCGCCGTCTGTGCCCTCGCCGCCGCCCTGGCCGCCTGCGGCACCACCGCCGGGCCCGCCGCGCACCCTCCCGCCCCCGCGCCCTCCCCGGCCGCCCCGTCGGCTCCGCCCACGCTCGCCGCGGGCCCCGCGGGTGTCACCCCGGTCTTCGAGCACGGCCCCCGGGACGGCGGGAAGACCGTCGCCCTCACCTTCGACGCCGACATGACCGCCGACCAGGGCCCGAGGGCCGCGGCCGGCGAGCACTTCGACCATCCGCGGCTGATCGGGACGCTCCGCGCGCTGAAGGTGCCGGCCACCGTCTTCATGACGGGCCGGTGGGCCGAGGAGTACCCGGACCAGGCCCGCTCCATCGGCCGGGACCCGCTGTTCGAGGTCGCCAACCACTCGTACAGCCACTACGCCTTCACCGCCGACTGCTACGGCCTGCCCACGGTCACGCGGGAGCGGATGCGGGCCGACGTGGAGCGGGCGTACGAGGTGTTCCGGACCGCGGGCGTGCCCGATCCGATGCCCTACTTCCGCTTCCCGGGCGGCTGTTACGACCGGCGGGCACTCAAGGCGCTCACCCCGGCCGGGGTCACCGCCGTGCAGTGGGACGTCGTCGGCGGGGACGCGTTCGCCACGGACCCGCAAGCGGTGGCCCGGCAGGTGCTGGACGGGGTGCGCCCCGGCTCGGTGGTCGTCCTGCACTGCACGCGCAGCGCGGCCCCGGCCACGGAGGAAGCGGTACGGACGGTCGTCCCGGAGCTGCGCCGCCAGGGCTACCGCTTCGTCAAGGTCTCCGAGCTGATCGGCGCCGCGAACGGGCGCGGCTGA
- a CDS encoding FAD-dependent oxidoreductase: MTQKQHTGDSYWLSTAPGGERRPALAEDLDVDVAVIGGGIAGLCTAWELTRAGRSVAVLEAGRVAAGVTGHTTAKITALHSLVYDKLRRTRGSEGARLYARSQSEAIERTAEVVAELGVDCDWERRSAYTYVRDGNRVDELRAEARAAREAGLPASFVTETGLPFPVAGAVVVTDQAQFHPRRYLLALADDIVAHGGLVYEDTTVLGLEEGTPCRLSTSTGASVTARDVVVATHYPLFDRALLFTRLSPRRELVVAGPVPAGLDPDGMYITPDENTRSVRTAPYGDDGSRRLLVVTGEHFTPGTGDTRARFDRLADWARGHFPGVELTHFWATQDNDPTDTVPMVGPLHPGADHTYVATGFGGWGMSGGMMAGRLLTAQITGGECAWSGLYDPRRLASAVREAPAFLKHQAQVAKHFVGDRLRPSPPVEALPPGEGAVVRTEDGRLAVYRDDDGALHAVSARCTHMGCLVDFNAAERAWECPCHGSRFDTDGKVVQGPATRPLERRDI; this comes from the coding sequence ATGACGCAGAAGCAGCACACGGGTGACTCGTACTGGCTGAGCACCGCACCGGGCGGGGAGCGCCGTCCCGCGCTCGCCGAGGACCTCGACGTCGACGTGGCCGTGATCGGCGGCGGCATCGCCGGCCTGTGCACGGCGTGGGAGCTGACCCGGGCCGGCCGGAGCGTCGCCGTCCTGGAGGCCGGGCGGGTCGCGGCGGGCGTCACCGGACACACCACCGCCAAGATCACCGCGCTGCACTCGCTGGTCTACGACAAGCTGCGCCGCACGCGCGGCAGCGAGGGCGCGCGGCTGTACGCCCGCTCGCAGTCGGAGGCGATCGAGCGGACCGCCGAGGTGGTGGCGGAGCTGGGCGTCGACTGCGACTGGGAGCGCCGCAGCGCGTACACCTACGTCCGGGACGGGAACCGGGTGGACGAGCTGCGCGCGGAGGCGCGGGCCGCGCGGGAGGCGGGGCTGCCCGCGTCGTTCGTGACGGAGACCGGGCTGCCGTTCCCGGTGGCGGGCGCGGTGGTGGTGACGGACCAGGCGCAGTTCCATCCGCGCAGGTACCTGCTGGCGCTCGCGGACGACATCGTGGCGCACGGCGGACTCGTGTACGAGGACACCACCGTCCTCGGCCTGGAGGAGGGCACGCCCTGCCGTCTGTCGACCTCGACCGGGGCCTCCGTGACGGCCCGCGACGTCGTGGTCGCCACCCACTACCCGCTCTTCGACCGCGCGCTGCTGTTCACCCGCCTCTCCCCGCGCCGCGAACTGGTCGTCGCCGGTCCCGTGCCGGCCGGGCTGGACCCGGACGGGATGTACATCACCCCCGACGAGAACACCCGCTCGGTGCGGACCGCCCCCTACGGCGACGACGGCTCCCGCCGGCTGCTGGTGGTGACCGGCGAGCACTTCACCCCGGGCACCGGTGACACCCGGGCCCGCTTCGACCGGCTCGCGGACTGGGCCCGCGGGCACTTCCCCGGCGTGGAGCTCACCCACTTCTGGGCCACCCAGGACAACGACCCCACCGACACCGTGCCGATGGTCGGGCCGCTACACCCGGGCGCCGACCACACGTACGTCGCCACCGGCTTCGGCGGCTGGGGCATGAGCGGCGGCATGATGGCGGGCCGGCTGCTCACCGCGCAGATCACCGGCGGGGAGTGCGCCTGGAGCGGGCTGTACGACCCGCGGCGCCTGGCCTCCGCGGTCCGTGAGGCGCCCGCCTTCCTCAAGCACCAGGCGCAGGTGGCCAAGCACTTCGTCGGCGACCGGCTACGCCCGTCGCCGCCGGTGGAGGCGCTGCCGCCCGGGGAGGGCGCGGTGGTCCGCACGGAGGACGGCCGGCTGGCAGTCTACCGCGACGACGACGGCGCTCTGCACGCCGTGTCCGCCCGCTGCACCCACATGGGCTGCCTCGTCGACTTCAACGCGGCCGAGCGCGCCTGGGAGTGCCCCTGCCACGGCTCCCGTTTCGACACGGACGGCAAGGTCGTCCAAGGCCCGGCGACGCGGCCGCTGGAGCGCCGGGACATCTGA
- a CDS encoding PhoX family protein, with protein MSENGSPHGSTATRRQMLARSGALGVGIVFTGALSELFTGTSAAQNLGHSGYGPLVPDPHGLLDLPKGFRYTVLSKEGDQLRSGEGPVPSNHDGMAAFAGRQGRVHLVRNHENRATGRVPVPVIDGLTYDPEGKGGCTALTLDRSGRVLSERVAIAGTAVNCAGGPTPWHTWLTCEETEDKAGTNGYAKDHGFIFEVDGADPRRTGAVPLTAMGRFQHEAIAVDPGRGVVYETEDAFERPFGLFYRFLPKKPLGGTGSLRAGGKLQAMRVPGVPDLSSIQEIGARFDDIEWVDVPDPLAVETPIRFQDFGPKGITHAQKLEGCYWGGGSVYFVSSFARSADGSAADHYGQIWRYDPDRRRLTLVIVFGPDTDIQLPGESPDNICLAPSGGLMVCEDGGGAQHVYGVTRRGEVYPMARNRQNVGTPEEPEWGEFAGVTFSPDGRTMYVNCYDPGTTFAVTGPWRR; from the coding sequence ATGTCAGAAAACGGGTCCCCCCACGGCTCCACGGCAACCCGACGCCAGATGCTCGCCCGTTCCGGTGCCCTGGGTGTCGGAATCGTCTTCACCGGCGCCCTCTCCGAACTGTTCACCGGCACCTCGGCCGCACAGAACCTCGGCCACTCCGGCTACGGCCCCCTGGTCCCCGACCCCCACGGGCTGCTCGACCTGCCCAAGGGGTTCCGCTACACCGTGCTCTCCAAGGAGGGCGACCAGCTCCGCTCCGGAGAGGGGCCCGTTCCCTCCAACCACGACGGCATGGCCGCCTTCGCCGGCCGGCAGGGCCGCGTCCACCTGGTCCGCAATCACGAGAACCGCGCGACCGGCAGAGTCCCGGTCCCGGTGATCGACGGACTGACCTACGACCCCGAGGGCAAGGGCGGCTGTACCGCCCTGACCCTCGACCGGAGCGGCCGTGTGCTCTCCGAGCGGGTCGCGATCGCCGGTACGGCCGTCAACTGCGCGGGCGGCCCCACCCCGTGGCACACCTGGCTGACCTGCGAGGAGACGGAGGACAAGGCCGGCACCAACGGCTACGCCAAGGACCACGGCTTCATCTTCGAGGTCGACGGCGCCGACCCGCGCCGCACCGGCGCCGTACCGCTGACCGCGATGGGCCGCTTCCAGCACGAGGCGATCGCGGTCGACCCGGGGCGGGGCGTGGTCTACGAGACGGAGGACGCCTTCGAGCGCCCCTTCGGCCTGTTCTACCGCTTCCTGCCGAAGAAGCCGCTGGGCGGCACGGGCTCGCTGCGCGCGGGCGGCAAGCTGCAGGCGATGCGGGTGCCCGGGGTGCCGGACCTGTCCTCGATCCAGGAGATCGGTGCCCGCTTCGACGACATCGAGTGGGTCGACGTCCCCGACCCGCTGGCCGTCGAGACGCCCATCCGCTTCCAGGACTTCGGCCCGAAGGGCATCACGCACGCGCAGAAGCTGGAGGGCTGCTACTGGGGCGGGGGCTCCGTCTACTTCGTGTCGTCCTTCGCCCGCAGCGCCGACGGCTCGGCCGCCGACCACTACGGCCAGATCTGGCGCTACGACCCGGACCGGCGCCGCCTGACGCTGGTGATCGTCTTCGGCCCGGACACCGACATCCAGCTGCCCGGTGAGTCCCCGGACAACATCTGCCTCGCGCCCAGCGGCGGTCTGATGGTGTGCGAGGACGGCGGCGGCGCCCAGCACGTCTACGGCGTGACCCGGCGCGGCGAGGTCTACCCGATGGCCCGCAACCGCCAGAACGTCGGCACCCCCGAGGAACCGGAGTGGGGCGAGTTCGCCGGCGTCACGTTCTCCCCGGACGGCCGGACGATGTACGTCAACTGCTACGACCCCGGCACGACGTTCGCCGTGACCGGACCCTGGCGCCGGTAG
- a CDS encoding SulP family inorganic anion transporter codes for MFRLPHLRQDLAASLVVFLVAVPLCVGVAVASGVPAELGLVTGIVGGLVTGVLPGSSLQVSGPAAGLTVLVYEAVDTYGLPALGVIVLAAGLLQLVMGALRLGRWFRAMSLSVIEGMMAGIGLVLIAGQLYAAAGLEAPAGGVDKILGLPGAAADVLAGREALASAAVAAGTVVVMVLWRRLPGPAGAVPGPLAAVLLATAVTAAFGVPAATVEVHGLIDAVQPPGGSAFGALADVGMLGTVVAFTLIASAESLFSAAAVDRLHSGPRTRYNTELMAQGAGNTVCGLLGALPMTAVIVRSSANVQAGARTKAARVLHGVWLLLFAALLPSALALIPLPALAGILIHAGWKLIPFRGLVTLWRGQRGEALILVVTAVSIVVVNMFEGVLIGLALSVVKTAWESSKVKLEVMDKGAGPVQVHLSGNATFLRLPKILDTLESLPQDRPVELDLTGLHHLDHACSTALHHWADRHSAPDTPPVRLTT; via the coding sequence GTGTTCCGCTTACCCCACCTGCGGCAGGACCTCGCCGCCTCGCTCGTGGTCTTCCTCGTCGCCGTCCCGCTGTGTGTGGGCGTCGCCGTCGCCTCCGGGGTCCCCGCCGAACTCGGCCTGGTCACCGGCATCGTGGGCGGCCTGGTCACCGGGGTGCTGCCGGGCAGCAGTCTCCAGGTGTCCGGCCCGGCCGCCGGACTCACCGTGCTGGTGTACGAGGCGGTGGACACCTACGGACTGCCCGCGCTCGGCGTGATCGTGCTGGCCGCGGGCCTGCTGCAACTGGTCATGGGCGCCCTGCGGCTCGGGCGCTGGTTCCGGGCCATGTCGTTGTCGGTGATCGAGGGCATGATGGCCGGCATCGGCCTGGTGCTGATCGCCGGACAGCTCTACGCGGCCGCCGGACTGGAGGCGCCCGCCGGCGGTGTCGACAAGATCCTCGGACTGCCCGGGGCCGCCGCGGACGTGCTCGCCGGCCGGGAGGCGCTCGCCTCGGCGGCCGTCGCCGCGGGCACGGTCGTGGTGATGGTGCTGTGGCGGCGGCTGCCGGGACCGGCCGGGGCCGTGCCGGGGCCGCTCGCCGCGGTGCTGCTGGCGACGGCGGTCACGGCGGCGTTCGGCGTGCCGGCCGCCACGGTCGAGGTGCACGGGCTGATCGACGCCGTCCAGCCGCCCGGCGGGAGCGCCTTCGGGGCGCTCGCGGACGTGGGGATGCTCGGCACGGTCGTGGCCTTCACCCTCATCGCCTCCGCCGAGAGCCTGTTCAGCGCGGCAGCTGTCGACCGGCTGCACAGCGGTCCGCGCACCCGGTACAACACGGAGCTGATGGCGCAGGGCGCGGGCAACACGGTGTGCGGGCTGCTCGGCGCGCTGCCGATGACGGCGGTCATCGTGCGCAGCTCGGCCAACGTCCAGGCGGGCGCGAGGACCAAGGCCGCCCGGGTGCTGCACGGGGTGTGGCTGCTGCTGTTCGCCGCGCTGCTGCCGTCGGCCCTCGCGCTGATCCCGCTGCCCGCGCTGGCCGGCATCCTGATCCACGCGGGCTGGAAGCTGATCCCGTTCCGGGGGCTGGTCACGCTGTGGCGGGGGCAGCGGGGCGAGGCACTGATCCTGGTGGTCACGGCCGTGTCGATCGTGGTGGTGAACATGTTCGAGGGCGTGCTGATCGGCCTGGCGCTGTCGGTGGTGAAGACCGCGTGGGAGTCCTCGAAGGTCAAGCTGGAGGTCATGGACAAGGGCGCGGGCCCGGTCCAGGTCCACCTCTCGGGCAACGCCACGTTCCTGCGGCTGCCGAAGATCCTCGACACCCTGGAGTCGCTCCCCCAGGACCGCCCGGTCGAACTCGACCTCACCGGGCTGCACCACCTGGACCACGCCTGCAGCACGGCGCTGCACCACTGGGCCGACCGCCACAGCGCCCCCGACACCCCGCCGGTACGGCTCACCACGTGA
- the zapE gene encoding cell division protein ZapE: protein MSGSLPRPVRWGTVSSSAASRPGPLADVTPLSLSAREPHVPADRLVAEMVPPPRFDAVRFDTYIPDPNQPSQTEAVRVLEGFAAGLGGTPGGDSGRRRLFGFGKTAKKAPSGPRGVYLDGGYGVGKTHLLASLWHATPAEPALKAFGTFVELTNLVGALGFQQTVKTLSGHRLLCIDEFELDDPGDTVLVSTLLGKLVEAGVALAATSNTLPGKLGEGRFAAADFLREIQGLSAHFRALRIDGEDYRHRGLPDAPPPYSDDVVTRVAHATEGASLDAFPELLDHLARVHPSRYGALTDGIGAVCLTGVRPVPDQSTALRLVVLADRLYDREVPVLASGLPFDQLFSEEMLKGGYRKKYFRAISRLTALARDAKRLADTV from the coding sequence ATGTCAGGCAGTCTTCCACGCCCCGTACGATGGGGGACCGTGTCGTCCTCCGCAGCCTCCCGTCCCGGTCCCCTGGCCGACGTGACCCCGCTCTCGCTGTCCGCCCGCGAGCCGCACGTCCCCGCGGACCGGCTCGTCGCCGAGATGGTGCCGCCGCCGCGGTTCGACGCCGTCCGCTTCGACACCTACATACCCGACCCGAACCAGCCGAGCCAGACCGAGGCCGTGCGCGTCCTCGAGGGCTTCGCGGCGGGGCTCGGCGGAACGCCGGGCGGGGACTCGGGCCGGCGCCGGCTGTTCGGCTTCGGCAAGACGGCGAAGAAGGCACCGTCCGGGCCGCGCGGGGTCTACCTCGACGGCGGCTACGGCGTCGGCAAGACCCACCTGCTGGCCTCCCTGTGGCACGCCACCCCGGCCGAGCCGGCGCTCAAGGCGTTCGGCACGTTCGTGGAGCTGACCAACCTGGTGGGCGCGCTCGGCTTCCAGCAGACCGTGAAGACCCTCTCCGGGCACCGGCTGCTGTGCATCGACGAGTTCGAGCTGGACGACCCGGGCGACACCGTGCTGGTGTCCACCCTGCTGGGCAAGCTGGTCGAGGCGGGCGTCGCGCTCGCCGCCACCTCCAACACCCTGCCGGGCAAGCTGGGCGAGGGCCGGTTCGCGGCGGCGGACTTCCTCCGTGAGATCCAGGGCCTGTCGGCGCACTTCCGCGCGCTGCGGATCGACGGCGAGGACTACCGGCACCGGGGACTGCCGGACGCGCCGCCGCCGTACTCCGACGACGTGGTGACGCGGGTCGCGCACGCCACCGAGGGCGCGTCGCTGGACGCCTTCCCCGAGCTCCTCGACCACCTCGCGCGGGTCCACCCCAGCCGCTACGGCGCCCTCACCGACGGCATCGGCGCGGTGTGCCTCACCGGGGTGCGGCCGGTGCCGGACCAGTCGACGGCGCTGCGGCTCGTGGTCCTCGCGGACCGGCTGTACGACCGTGAGGTGCCGGTGCTGGCGTCGGGGCTGCCGTTCGACCAGCTGTTCAGCGAGGAGATGCTGAAGGGCGGCTACCGCAAGAAGTACTTCCGTGCCATCTCACGGCTCACCGCGCTGGCCAGGGACGCCAAGCGGCTCGCCGACACCGTCTGA
- a CDS encoding pyrimidine reductase family protein: protein MRRLFPVTDVTDETAATGETAATGGPAGREWSPAELAAAYAYPEPGPEGRVPWLRGNMVSTLDGAAQHAGRSQPISCPADMRIFGVLRALADVVVVGAETVRQEGYRPARARAEFAAAREAAGQTPAPVIAVVTASLDLDFSLPLFTSPLVPTLVLTGAGADPVRVAAAEKAGARVVVAGEGAAVDPERAVRALAELGHTRLLTEGGPRLLGQMVAAGVLDELCLTVSPMLTAGDAQRIAGGPTVTLPRRFALSSMLEEDGFLFTRYRRT from the coding sequence ATGCGACGCCTGTTCCCCGTGACCGACGTGACCGACGAGACGGCAGCCACCGGCGAGACGGCAGCGACCGGCGGGCCGGCCGGCCGGGAGTGGAGTCCGGCCGAACTGGCCGCCGCGTACGCCTACCCCGAGCCCGGCCCGGAGGGCCGCGTGCCGTGGCTGCGCGGCAACATGGTGTCCACCCTCGACGGCGCCGCCCAGCACGCGGGCCGTTCGCAGCCCATCTCCTGCCCGGCCGACATGCGGATCTTCGGCGTGCTGCGGGCACTGGCGGACGTGGTCGTGGTCGGCGCGGAGACGGTACGGCAGGAGGGCTACCGCCCGGCCCGCGCCCGCGCCGAGTTCGCGGCCGCCCGGGAGGCCGCCGGACAGACGCCGGCGCCGGTGATCGCGGTGGTCACGGCGAGCCTGGACCTCGACTTCTCGCTGCCCCTGTTCACCTCCCCGCTGGTACCGACGCTGGTCCTCACCGGCGCCGGTGCCGACCCGGTGCGCGTCGCCGCCGCGGAGAAGGCCGGTGCCCGGGTGGTCGTCGCCGGGGAGGGCGCCGCGGTCGACCCGGAGCGGGCCGTACGGGCGCTCGCCGAGCTGGGCCACACCCGGCTGCTGACCGAGGGCGGTCCCCGGCTGCTGGGCCAGATGGTCGCCGCCGGGGTGCTGGACGAGCTGTGCCTGACGGTCTCGCCGATGCTCACCGCAGGTGACGCCCAGCGGATCGCCGGCGGACCGACAGTGACACTGCCGCGGCGTTTCGCGCTGTCGTCGATGTTGGAAGAGGACGGTTTCCTGTTCACGCGCTACCGCCGGACCTGA
- a CDS encoding indole-3-glycerol phosphate synthase, with product MFTSVLMIEKALTSADVEFVTTLHGDEPVSFHVLLQPRGEQADRLLRAIDDVALGELDEAVREGETPEGEEARSMGERALAVSLQALRTTGDTAEGHLVENHPLDALRKLVQEVGADEVIVLTDPHYVEEFFHRDWASRARHKVGVPVLKLFSHSKA from the coding sequence GTGTTCACAAGCGTACTGATGATCGAGAAGGCCCTGACGTCCGCCGACGTGGAGTTCGTCACCACCCTGCACGGCGACGAGCCGGTCTCCTTCCACGTCCTGCTCCAGCCGCGCGGCGAACAGGCCGACCGGCTGCTGAGAGCCATCGACGACGTCGCGCTCGGCGAGCTCGACGAGGCCGTGCGCGAGGGCGAGACGCCCGAGGGTGAGGAGGCCCGGTCCATGGGGGAGCGGGCGCTGGCGGTGTCCCTCCAGGCGCTGCGCACGACCGGCGACACCGCCGAGGGCCACCTGGTCGAGAACCACCCGCTGGACGCTCTGCGCAAGTTGGTCCAGGAGGTCGGCGCCGACGAGGTGATCGTCCTGACCGACCCGCACTACGTGGAGGAGTTCTTCCACCGGGACTGGGCCTCCCGGGCCCGCCACAAGGTCGGGGTGCCGGTGCTGAAACTCTTCTCGCACAGCAAGGCATAG
- the murC gene encoding UDP-N-acetylmuramate--L-alanine ligase yields MAPGLPTAMDRPHFIGIGGAGMSGIAKILAQRGAAVAGSDAKDSATAEALRGLGATVHIGHAAGHLADDASCVVVSSAIREDNPELLRAAELGIPVVHRSDALAALMDGLRPIAVAGTHGKTTTTSMLAVSLTELGREPSYAIGGDLDAPGSNALHGAGDIFVAEADESDRSFHKYAPEVAIILNVELDHHANYASMEEIHESFETFVGRIVPGGTLVISADHEGARELTRRLDGSVRTVTYGESADADVKVLSVVPQGLKSEVTVELDGAPLTFTVSVPGRHYAHNAVAALAAGVALGIPAAELAPALAAYTGVKRRLQLKGEAAGVQVIDSYAHHPTEMTADLEAMRAAAGDARILVVFQPHLFSRTRELGKEMGIALALADASLVLDVYPAREDPIPGVTSELIIEAARAAGADVTAVHDAAEIPGAVAGMAKPGDLVLTMGAGDVTDLGPRILDRLSN; encoded by the coding sequence ATGGCACCCGGCCTTCCTACCGCCATGGACCGACCGCACTTCATCGGCATCGGCGGCGCCGGGATGTCGGGCATCGCCAAGATCCTCGCCCAGCGGGGCGCCGCGGTGGCCGGGAGCGACGCCAAGGACTCGGCCACCGCCGAGGCGCTGCGCGGACTGGGCGCCACCGTGCACATCGGCCACGCCGCCGGGCACCTCGCCGACGACGCCAGCTGCGTGGTGGTCTCCTCCGCGATCCGCGAGGACAACCCCGAGCTGCTGCGCGCAGCCGAGCTGGGCATCCCCGTGGTGCACCGCTCGGACGCCCTCGCCGCCCTGATGGACGGCCTGCGCCCGATCGCGGTGGCCGGCACCCACGGCAAGACCACCACCACCTCCATGCTGGCGGTCTCCCTCACCGAGCTGGGCCGTGAGCCGTCGTACGCCATCGGGGGCGACCTCGACGCCCCCGGCTCCAACGCGCTGCACGGCGCGGGCGACATCTTCGTCGCCGAGGCCGACGAGTCCGACCGCAGCTTCCACAAGTACGCGCCCGAGGTCGCGATCATCCTCAACGTGGAGCTGGACCACCACGCCAACTACGCGTCGATGGAGGAGATCCACGAGTCCTTCGAGACGTTCGTCGGCCGGATCGTGCCGGGCGGCACCCTGGTGATCTCCGCGGACCACGAGGGCGCCCGCGAGCTGACCCGGCGGCTGGACGGCTCGGTGCGGACCGTGACGTACGGCGAGTCCGCGGACGCCGACGTGAAGGTGCTCTCGGTCGTCCCGCAGGGGTTGAAGAGCGAGGTGACCGTCGAGCTGGACGGCGCCCCGCTCACCTTCACCGTGTCGGTGCCCGGCAGGCACTACGCCCACAACGCGGTGGCCGCGCTCGCCGCGGGCGTGGCGCTCGGCATCCCGGCCGCCGAGCTGGCCCCGGCGCTGGCCGCGTACACCGGCGTCAAGCGCCGCCTCCAGCTCAAGGGCGAGGCGGCCGGCGTCCAGGTGATCGACTCCTACGCGCACCACCCGACCGAGATGACCGCGGACCTGGAGGCGATGCGCGCCGCCGCCGGGGACGCCCGCATCCTCGTCGTCTTCCAGCCCCACCTGTTCTCCCGCACCCGCGAGCTGGGCAAGGAGATGGGCATCGCCCTCGCCCTGGCCGACGCCTCGCTGGTGCTGGACGTCTATCCGGCCCGTGAGGACCCGATCCCCGGGGTCACCAGCGAGCTGATCATCGAGGCGGCCCGGGCGGCCGGCGCGGACGTGACGGCCGTCCACGACGCGGCGGAGATCCCCGGGGCGGTGGCGGGAATGGCGAAGCCCGGCGATCTGGTTCTCACCATGGGAGCGGGCGACGTCACCGACCTCGGCCCGCGCATCCTGGACCGTCTGTCGAACTAA
- the msrB gene encoding peptide-methionine (R)-S-oxide reductase MsrB, producing the protein MPYDVEKPDEQWRAELSPSEYAVLRQAATEPAFTGEYTDTKTEGVYSCRACGAELFTSDTKFESHCGWPSFFDPKDTDAVELVQDRSHGMVRTEVRCARCGSHLGHVFEGEGYPTPTDQRYCINSISLSLQPADS; encoded by the coding sequence ATGCCGTACGACGTGGAGAAGCCGGACGAGCAGTGGCGCGCGGAGCTGTCGCCGTCCGAGTACGCCGTTCTGCGCCAGGCGGCGACGGAACCCGCCTTCACCGGTGAGTACACCGACACCAAGACCGAGGGCGTGTACTCCTGTCGCGCCTGTGGCGCCGAGCTGTTCACCTCGGACACCAAGTTCGAGTCGCACTGCGGCTGGCCGTCGTTCTTCGACCCGAAGGACACCGACGCCGTGGAACTGGTGCAGGACCGCTCGCACGGCATGGTGCGCACCGAGGTGCGCTGTGCCCGCTGCGGCTCACACCTCGGGCACGTGTTCGAGGGTGAGGGCTATCCGACGCCCACCGACCAGCGGTACTGCATCAACAGCATCTCGCTGAGCCTGCAGCCCGCCGATTCCTGA
- a CDS encoding molybdopterin-dependent oxidoreductase, with amino-acid sequence MARSSLLGRLPRGPFAPDFWRSPLRGPRFTSVLGVVLLAGITVMFVTGLVSYAAYNPDLSPVNDRTPGKGILGFYLFSWPTDPPWLYRLTQGVHVTLGLALVPVLLAKLWSVVPRLFTLPPARSVTHALERISLLLLVGGALFEFTTGILNVQLDYIFPGSFYPLHFYGAWVFFGAFLAHTVLKAPAAFRNLRRMRQGAGEAGDEDPVEAPVEDLAAPRPDPPTVSRRGALGLVGGGSLLLVATSAGRSFDGPLRETAVLAPHGGPEPGSGPGAFQVNKTAEYAGIRPDDTTEEAWRLTVTGRTGTVRLSRAELLTLPQHDVALPIACVEGWSTSDQDWRGVRLRDLAALAGHDDPVDVFVESLQLRGTWRHAALSADQVADGRSLLALFVNGAELTPDHGHPARVIVPAAPGVLNTKWVDRLTFGEL; translated from the coding sequence ATGGCACGGTCTTCCCTCCTCGGCCGCCTCCCGCGCGGCCCCTTCGCACCGGACTTCTGGCGCAGTCCCCTGCGCGGCCCCCGGTTCACGTCGGTGCTCGGCGTGGTCCTGCTCGCCGGCATCACCGTCATGTTCGTCACGGGCCTGGTGTCGTACGCCGCGTACAACCCGGATCTGTCACCGGTCAACGACCGGACACCCGGCAAGGGAATCCTCGGCTTCTACCTCTTCTCCTGGCCCACCGATCCGCCCTGGCTGTACCGGCTGACCCAGGGAGTCCACGTCACGCTCGGCCTCGCGCTGGTGCCGGTCCTGCTGGCCAAGCTGTGGTCGGTCGTGCCCAGGCTGTTCACCCTGCCGCCGGCCCGCTCGGTCACCCACGCCCTGGAGCGGATCTCGCTGCTCCTCCTCGTCGGCGGGGCGCTGTTCGAGTTCACCACCGGCATCCTCAACGTCCAGCTCGACTACATCTTCCCGGGCTCGTTCTACCCGCTGCACTTCTACGGCGCCTGGGTGTTCTTCGGGGCGTTCCTCGCCCACACGGTGCTGAAGGCGCCGGCGGCCTTCCGCAATCTGCGCCGGATGCGCCAGGGCGCCGGCGAGGCAGGGGACGAGGACCCGGTCGAGGCGCCCGTCGAGGATCTCGCCGCCCCCCGGCCCGACCCGCCCACCGTGTCCCGGCGCGGCGCGCTCGGCCTGGTCGGCGGTGGCTCGCTGCTGCTCGTCGCCACCTCCGCCGGGCGCAGCTTCGACGGGCCGCTGCGCGAGACGGCCGTCCTCGCCCCGCACGGCGGGCCCGAACCGGGCAGCGGACCGGGCGCCTTCCAGGTCAACAAGACGGCCGAGTACGCGGGCATCCGCCCCGACGACACGACCGAGGAGGCCTGGCGGCTCACCGTCACCGGGCGCACCGGCACCGTACGGCTCAGCAGGGCCGAACTGCTCACCCTGCCGCAGCACGACGTCGCGCTGCCCATCGCCTGTGTCGAGGGCTGGTCGACCTCCGACCAGGACTGGCGCGGGGTGCGGCTGCGGGACCTCGCGGCGCTGGCCGGCCACGACGACCCGGTCGACGTGTTCGTGGAGTCCCTGCAACTGCGCGGCACCTGGCGGCACGCCGCGCTGAGCGCCGATCAGGTCGCCGACGGGCGCTCGCTGCTGGCCCTGTTCGTCAACGGCGCGGAGCTCACCCCGGACCACGGCCACCCGGCCCGCGTGATCGTCCCCGCCGCCCCGGGAGTGCTCAACACCAAGTGGGTCGACCGTCTGACCTTCGGTGAGCTGTGA